aGATGAGGACCAAAGAAGGTTTTTACTGAGATTTGAACTGACTTAGCTTAGCCTGtgttttagccacatgctaaacaaacacatgttcagAAACTAGAAGATGTTACCTTTCAGATGAAGTCTCACACATGAACTTTGCTCCTACAGTTCATCTGCTGAAGCTTTTACATTTTACGTTTTCTTAGTAAGACTACACATGCAGCCTCTGTGTCAGATCAATGCagtgaagcacacacactgtttagtaaagtcatgttgtggagctgtttcactgatcaatgactgagtctgaaggaggttttctgacttctggaacaaacctggaagtttctcttcagctctctgtatcagctgtttgtaactctcaactctttcagcttctggaacaagtttgtgtgagccgcagtcaaggagccaccagaggacacctGCTAACCATCGGCATTATGGGTAGTGTAGGAGGAGAGACTCACCTGAAATCAAATATTGacggaaatgaaataaaagtccTCCAGAAACAACTACAACAAGGACCAGGGCAATCAGGAGACCAACAAGTGCTTTCGCCCAGGATGGAAATCGTTCTGTggagaaacataaaaatatgacctctgacctcaataTACTGCACTGACTCCTGACCTGTGTCTGCAtcgctgacctttgacctgcagcactactttctgtctcaggatgtctttgtccctgtagatggtgcagatgtatcctccactgtctctctttgtggggtatttcagggtcagactgaggtctccagttttcagcaggtcttcattcatctttgtGCGACCACAGTAAATTTCATCCTGGTTCTTAAGTCGGTCACTTCCATTTGAATACCCATGGACCATCATGATTTCTCGTTCAAACCTCATCCACTCCACTGTGGTGTCCTCAGGCAGGTCAGGTATTGTTTTGCATGGCAGGATGACAGACTCTGATCCTTCAGTGACCTTCACCTCCACCTGTTGGTCTGAGAGGacaataaaccaaaaaaatatataaattacatctggaaagtattcccaacacttcatgtgtttcacatttttttattccaatatTCATTTTCACCCCAGAATTGTACACATAATACCCCcaatcacaaatttaaattTGGCAGCAACTTTGGCAGAATTGACAGCCTCTAGTCTTTCTCAGTATGATGCTACGAGCTTGGCAcctatttttaaccagtttctttttcttctttgcagaCATTCTCAAGCACCATCAGGCTGGATGAGGAGTGTCGGTGCAAAGTCATTGTCTGATCTCTCCAAAGATGTTAAATTGGGTTCTTGTCTGGACTCTGGCTGGACCACTCAAGAGCAAAGACCACAAATTGTTCCCAAACCAATCCTTTGTTATCTTGGCTCTGTGTTTAGGATTGTTTTGCTGTTGGAAGATGAACCTTCAACCAGTCCAGAGAACCCTGGAGGAGGTCATTATCAAGAAGGTCTCTATACATTGGTGCATTCAGGAAATCTTCTAGTTCTTTCCACTGAAAAATACCCCACAGCATGATtctgccaccaccatgtttcactGTAGGGAGAGTATTGACCATGTGGCCAGTGTTGCCTGGTCTTCTTCAGACATGAAACTTGGCATTCAGGACAAAGAGTTCAACATTGATTTCATCAGACCAgagacttttctttctttttaatgatcTGAGAGTCCTTCAGGGACTCTTTTTGTAAGCTCCAGGTAGCCTGTCATGTGCCTTTGACTGAGGAGCAGCTTCAGTCTGGCTGCTGTACCATAAAGACCTGATTGTGGGTGTGCTGCAGATATAGCTCTCCTTCTGGAAGGTTCTCCTCTCTCCACTGAGCATCATCTGAGCTCTCTTAGAGTGACCATAAGGTTTTTGGTCATCTCCCTGACTAAGGCCCTTCTACCCCAGTCACTAAGATTGGCTCGACAGTGAACTCTAGCAAGAGTCCTGGTGGGTGTTCTTCCATTTACAGACACTGTGCTCATCAGGACCGTTCCCCAGATCTGTGCCTTGATACAATGCATACTGTCTCAGAGGTCTGCAGACAACTCCTTGGACTTCAAGGCTCAATTTGTGTTCTGACATGCACTGTCAACCATGGAGCCTTATACAGACAGGTGTGTGCCTTTCCAAATCATGTCCATCATGTCCAAACAACTGAATCTACCACAGGTAGACTCCAATCAAGAAACATCTGACAGATTATGAGAGGGAACAAGATTAAACTGAGCTCAAGTTTTagctacattcacactgcaggcgaaagcgcatcaaatccgacttttttgaccctatgcgacccatatccgatcatggtatgacagtgtgaacggcacaaatccaaTATTGTTAAATCTGACCTGGTTCACTTtcatatgtggtactgaatccgatacatatttgatgttttagaaagcgactgctgtgtgaatggtcatgtcgcattaaatccgtcttttatgtcactgacacaagacagacgccaattatcagcgccggagaagacagaTGTCTTCTTTTGTGCATGCTGGAGAGCCGCACTAGAGCGAGttttctgtcacattttatttgtggtgtgaacaaccagacaaaaaaaatcggatttgatcaaaaaaatcagaattgagcattaagaccagcagtgtgaacgtagccttagtgtcACGGAAAAGGCTGTGAATACTTCTGTATATCTGTGGATTTTagctttttccccttttaaatACACCTGGAAAATGTTTAAGCACTTTCCCTTTTACATTATGGGGGTATTGCGTATGTAGACTTTTGAGGTTAAAAATATATTCAATCCATTTTGGAATAAGGATGTTACATAACAAAATGTGGAATAAATGAAGTACTGAGAGAATTTTACTGTAACTAAAGAAGCAGATGAGGTCACACTTTTAATCGTAGAATTGAATTTCTCTGAGATCTCAACATCTGTGTAACTGACCTCTGACTCTGCTgccagtaaaaataaataaattaattttatgATTCTTTGGCTCATCttgatttaaatgatttctaAATCGTAGAAATAATAAAATCCCTACAAACACATTCCACAACACTAATTTTGCATCTTTTCATGCTGTAGGTGACTTGCAAATTATCAGCTGGTGATATTATGGCAACACTGATCTGTGGACTATCCAGATATCGCTCTATCAGAGGTAAAGTTTGTGGACCTAAATGACATTTGTGGTATCAAGTCATTCAAATCTCTATTCTGTTTTAAAATATCAGGATAGATTGTGAGCCAAGTCTTCACAGTACTACTGTTAGTAATCACACATTAGCTGCTGGTTTTCCTGCATATGTAAGAATTTCTGGATCAAATCATCCAAATTTACTACATACACCAACAATTGTACCAATAAGATTCTATTTTCTGCTTTGGTGTTCAAGATTTCATGTTTCCAGAGTAGTTACGTCTAAAAAAATGTTACAGCTATTTTATCAGGTTTTTCAGTACAAGAAAGTTCTACTACTCTTtagtttgacctctgacctttatgTGTTGGTTTCTTACCTTTGACATGCAGCTGTATGTCTGTCAGTTTCCGTTCCTCTCTTTCATTTCCGATGGAGCAGGTGTAGTTGCCGCTATCAGTCATTTCGAGCTTtctcagagtgaggctgaagtcTAAAGTGTCCAGAGCATCAGGCCTCATTGATGTGCGCCCGCTGTAACGCTGGTTTTGCCCTTTAAGATCATCTGTTTCCTCTCGTCGTAGGTGGACAGATTTGGGGTTGAGATCATTGCGAGTCCACAGCACTGTGGGATTGTCCTCAGGTATAAAACCTGAGTACTTGCAAGGCAACAGGACAGATATTTCCCCCTCATACACCTCCACAACCGCAGCcagggcatgctgggaaactggaaggagacacaagcacacacaacaaaaacttGTTTATGTATATGCAGTGGATTTTGTCATTGGGTTTATAAAAAAGTGGTTTCAGAAAGTTTTATGAAAAGTATTCAAACATGGATTCTTCCTGTCCAACAAACACTGACTGAAAGGACATCAAAGATGTTAAAGAAAACTGATGGATGACTGAACAACACTGAGGTGAAAGGAGGAAACATCTCTTATTTATATCTATGTTTGTTTGAAAATGAACACAGATACAAGCAGATCTGAGCCCAGACAGCTTATTGTTATGAGACAGCAGCGCTAACAAACTGCACCACAGTCCctctgtttttaataaataaccTCACCATGCAACAACATCAAATaaggcagaaacacacacagagagaaaagagtTTATTAGTAAATAAACATCTCAGTGTTACAAAACATAAAAGTGTCACCACTGACAATGTTACACACAACTGGCAACACAACCAATTTTCATCTGTATCATTGaacagtttttcttcttctctttttgccATAGTCATTAATCTTGTCAAACATCACTACTCTCTGGCAGGTTTGTGGTTCTATCAGTAAGAAATAGACGTCTGGAACACACAGATAGTTCGTCTTAAACAGATATGAACTCAGCTGTAACTAAGGGCAGAactttgtgccatcagaaactgaatttgaagaAGTTAAATTCAAATCTGAATTGTTCAGATTGAATCGGAATTGTAACTTGaacaaatgcttttaaaaactgaatctGAATTAGCCCAATTTGAAGTTTAATgtattggtttgaaaatgatcgtCACTAAAGTgaaatttaattttatattttgaaaatgaattcatttgctttgaaaccatattttatcctttaaaatgtAGCTCTCGAATgacttcagtttcacttctcatcattcactttcagttccaaaattcagttttttggagcTTACATCCGATTCTGGTTCCAGA
The sequence above is a segment of the Oreochromis aureus strain Israel breed Guangdong linkage group 3, ZZ_aureus, whole genome shotgun sequence genome. Coding sequences within it:
- the LOC120434659 gene encoding V-set domain-containing T-cell activation inhibitor 1-like; protein product: MQDALGRINREIVEDEEETVSQHALAAVVEVYEGEISVLLPCKYSGFIPEDNPTVLWTRNDLNPKSVHLRREETDDLKGQNQRYSGRTSMRPDALDTLDFSLTLRKLEMTDSGNYTCSIGNEREERKLTDIQLHVKDQQVEVKVTEGSESVILPCKTIPDLPEDTTVEWMRFEREIMMVHG